The genomic region AGCCAACACCGTTTGTCATACAAAAACAGGCCGGGATTGAACAGTTGATGTTCGTTCCCGGTCTGCTTTACTAACGGAAGCCTGCAATGCAATTGGTTGGTTACTGGGCTCTTACCTGATAGCCATTGGCTGCAGCCCTGTTTGCGTTGAACATTGTTGTAATCTGTTCATCGCTGAGGTTGATACCGTAGATGTCATGGTAGTATTTCCTTGTTTCCTGAGGGATGTTGATATCTTCGAAAAGATCAGGATAAACTTTCTTTGCCATCCATAGCAGGGTAATCGGAGTATCGACGCCGGGAGTGTAGCTTCTGTAGCTGCCAAGTGGCATCTTGAAAACCTGCTTGTTTTCGACTGCTTTGATCTTGCTCCAGTCGTCACTTCCGATGGCATTGTTGTACAGATCTTCAGGCTCCGCAGAGGTGAAGTTCGTAATGAAGATGGCATCTGGGTTCCATGCGTAGACCTGCTCCATGGTAATTACCGCATTGGAATTACCCAGCTGTACGCCTTCTGCGATATTCTTGGCGCCGACTGCATTTGCCCACCATTGTCCGAAGAAGTGCTTGCCGGAGGTAATCATCTTCTTGTCGTTGTAGAGGAAGAGGAACAGTACTTGTTTCTTCTGGGTGTCGGTCAAGCCTGCTGTACGTTTCTCGATCATTGCCTTCGTATCCTTGCTGTATTTGTCTACCTTCTCTGCGACATTCCCATGGTCGGGGTACAGCTTTCCCAGTATGTCAGTCCACTGTCTATAGGTTTCCAGTACGTCATAATCCCATTTTATGGCAGAGACGCCCACAGCCTTGAAACCAGCCTGTCTGAGCTTTTCTCCCTGGGACTTTGACTCTGCATTGTACAGTACCACATCTGGATTGAGTTTCATCAGCTCTTCAACGTTGAGATCTGCACCCTGCATGAAGCCTGTGGAAATGTTCAGGAAATCAGGATAAAGCTGTCCCAAGAGACCATTCTTTGCAGCACTCATGCTGGTCGGATGTATGCCGACGATCGTCTTGCTGCTGTTGAGGAATACGGTCATGACGGATGGAAGCGGATAGATATCAGTAATGGCTACCCGTTGAGGATTGAGCTTGACTGTGGTGACATCACCGTTGTTGTCTGTAATATCTACCATTTGCTGTGTAGCAGCTGCAGGGGCCTCCTGCTGTGCTTGCCCGAAAAGCGGTGTCATTAGGATTGCTGCTGTCAGCAGCAAGGTAATTGACTGTTTCTTCATGTTCATCTTTTTTCTCTCCTATGTGTCCAACTGATTTGCCAATAGCCATGCATTGCCTTTCCCATCGGACAAAGACGGTACCTCATCGGTATACATCCTGCCTGAAAAAGCAAAGTGCGGGACTCTGACAAATCGTGTATGTGCATTTGTGATGTACTTGAATGTCGGATCTCCGATGACAAGTTCCATATGTTCAAGTTCCCTCTGAAGTTCCTCTTCTCCCTCACCCAAGTAATCCTGTTTTGACAGTACGTTGCCTTCATCCTCCAGGAGAGTACCTACCTTTGCCGGATAAGGAAGCAATGCCGCAAGGGCAAGGCTTTGTACCGGTTCTCCCAAGACGATGGCTGTTGCCGTGCCCGGTTTTCTTTTTTCTGTGAGACGTTCTTTCCATATGGCACGTAGTTGCCGGTCATCTTCCCCGGACATTGCACGTTTGAGCAACGAGACGAGTGCGTCTGCACCTTTCTTGCCGAAGGGAAGGGCTATGATGTAGGGAGTACCAAAGCGTTCTTTGAAATATTTTGCCACCTTGAGCCCGACGGAAGATATGACAAGATTACAGGCTGCGCTTCCTGCCTGTGCCATTTCCTCAGGACGGCTGCCCATGGCCCAGACGGACAGTACTTTCATGCCTCTTGCCTCAAGGCTTCTTTGTATGTCCGATACGATATCCTGACGGGCAAAATCAAGCGGAGTGGCTCCAAGGATATTGATCGTGCCCGGAAGTTTGTCTGCTGTATCAACGACAAAGCGTTTTGCCCATTCAAGCAAAGCAACCGATGCTCCCTGGATGTAGCTTTGCATGCCATCGGTTGCAATACCGAAGGTAGGGATGCCCGTTTTATGTTCTATTATACCTGCCAAGGCCTTGATATCCTGTCCCATCATCATGGGAATGGGAGAAGGCGCAAGGGCGATGAAACGGGGATGTTGTTCCTTTGCCGTAGTGACACAGTCATCGATGAGCTTGCTTTCATTGCCAAGTATGGCGTCATATTCCATCAGGCCTGAAAGGTAGATCCTTGATGGCATAGTGTACCATCTGGGTTCATCATGGGTATTATAGGTACTGTTGCATCCTGAAGGATCATGTATGACGCTCATGCCGTCCAGCTCATAAAGGGCGGAACAGACTCCCGAGGTATCGCTTGTGTAGACCGGAAGTATCATCATTGCATCTTTGTTCATTTGCTGCACCCCCATCCCTTGATCTGGATTATCTTGCTGGGATCCCGAGCTGTGGCGTATGCATCCTCTATGAGATCAAGCAATTTGCTTACACCGGAAAGCCCAAGCAGTCCGCTGTTTTCGATGAGGTTCACGAAGTGGTCCGTTCCCTCGTAATATGCCGCCTTTTGTCCGATTGCCAGGACATGCTCCTGTTTCTGGTGCAGAAACCTTGCTGCTGGATGGCTGGGACAAGCCAGTACAAGGGAAGGGTAGTGTTCCTTCAGATAATCAAAACTTTCCTTGTCTTCCCTTGCTACGGCTTCAACGTAGATTATCTTGACCTTGATGCCGTGTTGGAGTAGTAGCCTGGCAAGGGACAACGGTGCCGAAGTCGCCGTGTAATCGATGGCTACTTTCCAGTCTTGCAATGTCTTGGCAATTTTTGCCAACTGGTTTTCGATTTTGTCATGGATTTCCTTTGTGTTGAAATTTGCCACACCGAGCAATGAAGCAGCTTCTGTGTCGGCTTTTTCCAGTTTGTCCAGGTCATAGGTGACAGGGTAGTATTTAAGTTCGCCTCCGATTCTTTCAACCAGAGCTTCTGCTCCCTTTGCAGCTGAGGGAATGGTATAGAAAAATGTCTTGCTTTTTCCTAATTCCTCATATTCCTTCCAGGTCTTTGTGAGGCAGATGTCGCGGTAGGGTCTTCCTGACTTGGCAATCATCTGTAACAGTTCATTGTCAGGATCGAGCGGGTAGTTGTTTCCTAAAAGTGTGATGCCGTTGTCCCGTCTGTCATTGATATCTATCAAGGAGTAGAGCTGACGTCGCATCGTCTCATCGGGGGTAATGCCACTTTTTTGGGTGATGGGGGTCATGTAGCAGTCTGTGAAGCGGATATTCGGATAACGCTTTCTTAATTGTCCATAGCAATATTCCAGGTCACAGCCGGTAAAGTAGTGGATGCAGGTAGAAAACATCTGGATGGCCTTCGGCTTTGGTTCCAGCCTATCGATGATGTCACTGGCTCCGTCTATTATCTGTTGTTCCATCGTACCGTCAATGACATTGTGTTCTTTGATGGTGATGCAGGAGAATTGCTTTTCCTTGCCAGCTTCATAGGCAGTCAGGACGACTCCGCGCATACAGCCTTCGCCTCCGACGAAGATTTCGTGGCTTTCCGGCATAAGAAATCCTTGATGGACAATGTTCCATGGACCTCTGGCTGGTGGTGCGAACTGTAGCCCTGCATAGAAAAGGTTGTTTTTGTTTGCCTGTGCTATGGGAAGGGAGAACGTCGAGTAATCTATCTTGTGTAGGTCGATCATGATGGCTCCTTGGTGTGCTTTGACAATTTCAGTATGTTTTCTGCCAAGGCAATATACTGCTGGGCCATGGAGCTTTCAGGATATAATTCAAGGACTGTCTTCGATTGTTCATCAGCTTCTTGGACTTCCTTGCTGAAATCCAGTTTTCCCGCAAGCGGGGCCTCAATATCATCGCAGAACTGCTTGATTTTTCCTTCTTCGTTATCGACATTCCTTTTGTTCAGGATGACGCCTGCAACCGTTGCATAGCCTCTGTCCTTGAAACTGTCCACAGCCAAGGCAATGTTCATGGCTGCGTGCAATGCCATTTTCTCTCCACTGGTAAGGATGTAGACGTTTTCAGCATAGCCGTCCCGTATCGGCATGGAAAAGCCGCCGCATACCACGTCTCCCAGTACATCGTAGATGACGATGTCAATGCCGTAGGTCTGATATACGTGTTTCTTTTCCAGTTCTTGGAGGGCTGCGACGATGCCTCGTCCTGCACAGCCTTGTCCCGGTGGTGGACCACCTGCTTCACTGAGATAGACACCTTCGGTTCCCTTGATGACCATATCCTCCAAGGTTATGCCGGTTGGTCCCTTTTTCCTCAAGGATTCGAGGACTGTAGGGCAATCTTTTCCATTCCTGAGCAAGAGGGTCGAATCTGCTTTTGGATCGCAGCCTACCTGAAGGACCTTGTAGCCTTTTTTAGCAAAAGCCAACGATAGGTTTGATGCCGTGGTGCTCTTGCCGATGCCACCTTTTCCGTATATTGCCAATCTGATCATATCTGAGCTTCCTCCTTGTAATCTCCGCGTTCAGTTACACCATAGTAGGCGATGTCACGGAGCATGTCGTTTATTTCGTTGATACCGATGCTGTGTGTTGTTCTCAGTTCGGCCATGTCATTGTACAGTTTATAATTTGCCCTTTGCCGTGCCGGAGTAATATTCGGCATGATGACGTTGCAGCCTGCCAGTACTGCTTCTTTCCTGCCATATTTCCTGACGGTATCCATTGCCGTAGTAGCCGGAAGCAGCACGGTGGGACGCATCAGCCTGAGGATGGAAAGCAAGACCAAAGTAAGATCGAAACTCCCTTGTGGTTCGTTCCTGAACGGTGTCTGGCTGTGAGGAATGAACGGACCGATGCCGATCATATGCGGACGGAACTTTTCAAGATACCTCAGGTCTGTTACCAAGTTGTCAACGGTCTGATAAGGGGCTCCTACCATCATGCCGGCCCCGACTTGGTAGCCGATCTGCTTGAGATCTTCCAAGCAAGCAAGACGATGCTGCAGTGTCTGCACCTTGGGATGCATCTTTGCATAATGGATCGGATCTGCTGATTCATGACGGAGCAAGAATCTGTCTGCACCTGCATCGAACCATTTCTGGTAGAGGTCATGTTCCCTTTCTCCTACGCTGAGCGTGATTGCGCAGTCTGGAAATTCTTTCCGTATTGCCCGTATGATTTCTTCGAACAGTGAGGCATCATAGGTCAGGTCTTCCCCTCCTTGGAGTACGAAAGTCCGCATGCCTATGGTATAGCCTACTTTGCAGCAGGAAAGTATCTCTTCTTTGTTCATCCTGTATCGTACGACCTCTTTGTTGCTTCGTCGCAATCCACAGTACAGGCAGTCATTGCGGCACCAGTTCGTGAACTCGATGATTCCCCGAAGATATATTTTCTTGCCATAGACCCTGTCACAGACGGTCCTTGCTCTCTGTGCCAGGAGAAGCCTGTCTTCTGTGGTGAAGGTAGACAGCAACTGCCTGAAACCTTCATCAGAAAGTATTTTCTTAGATTCCAGTTCTGCAATGAGATCCTTGTTGGTTTGCTTTTCCATATCTTATTCCTTGACCTTTGAGTAGGTCGTCTTGATACTCAGCTGTTTCAGCTTGCCAAGTTCTTGGCTCAAAGCCATGATCTTGGCTTTCGGTGCTTCAACTGTCAGATTGATCAACTGCAGGTTGTTCCGGCTTCGCATGCCCATCCTGCCTGTGATTATGGAAGCATGCCTGTGCAGGATGGTGTTGATCTCAGGGGTTATGGTCGGATCTTCGATGATAAGTGAAAGGATGGCAAGTGTGCTGGCAAGCTCACAGGTGTCGTTTTCCTTTTCATGTTCCTTCCAGCTGATTTTCTTTTCGAACAATTCCCTTTTTTCCTGGTTGAGCACTTCCAGGGGCAATACGTCGGGATAGCATTTGTCGTCTGTTTCAATTTCCCCGATGATGGCCTTGACGCCGAAGGCTCTGGCAATTGAAGCTTCGGTGATCACCTCATATGTAGGACCGAAGGTTGCCTTGCCTCCTTTTTCAAGCAGAAGGGATTTGTTTGCCCGTTGCAGGGCGTGGTCGGGATAGTGGGTGTTGAAGATGACCCCCATACCGGAGGCTGCAAGGCGGGAAAGGGTATCGAGTACGATGATCTGATTTCTGAAATCGAGATTTGATTCGGGCTCATCCAAGATTAGTACCTTCGGATTTGATACCAGGGCCCGTGCAATGAGTACCATCTGTACTTCGCCGCCAGACAGCTGGTTGACTTTCCTGTCTCTGAGTTCAAGGATGCCAAGTTGTTCCATGGCTTCTTGTGCCGCGATGAGATCTTCCTTTTTGGGGAGGGCAAGGAAAGAGAGACTGCTTGCCCTTCCGAGGAGGACCTGTTCCAGGCAGGTAAGGGATGAAAGTCTGTTCTTTGCCTGTGGCACATACGAGATGATGCTCCATAGTTCCTGGCTGCCATAATGTCTGAGATCCTTGCCGAAAAGGGAACTTGAACCTTTCTTCCATGGTAGAAATCCCATCATGCAGCGCAGGAGTGTCGTTTTTCCTGCGCCATTCGGACCTAGGATAGCCAGCAGGTCGCCTTCATCGGTAGAGAAAGAGATGTCATGCAAGACAGACCGTGCTTCATTGTATCCGAAGAAACCTTCCTTGACATCGAAGATCATAGGCTCCATCCTCCTTTTCTTCTGAGCAGCAGGATGAAGAAAGGTGCTCCTACGATGGCTGTAAGGACTGAAATCGGTATTTCGCTTGCAGTAGCACTTCTTGCCAATGTATCGATGATAAGCATGAAGGTTGCTCCGATTGATATGGAAGCGGGTACCAGCTTGCTGTTGTCACTGCCGAAGAGCATGCGGCAGGCGTGCGGGACCAGCAAGCCTACCCAGCCGACCTGTCCGCACATGCTTACGGCCGAGGCCGTGATCATCGTAGCACTGATAACGGTGGTAGCTCTCAGCAGTCCTACGTTTGTACCGGTGCTTTTTGCTTCGTCGACAGAAAGTGTAAGTATGTTAAGTCTCCATCTGAGCAGATAGAGCAGGACTAATCCGACTACTATGAAGGGAGCTCCCAATAACAGACTGTGATAGTTTGCACTGGAAAGTGAACCCATGAGCCAATAAGAAATGCTTGGCAGCTGTGTTTCTGCATCGGCCGTATACTTTACCAATGTGATGAAGGCGTTGAAGAGAGCTCCGATGATGATACCTGCAAGTATGACTGTGGCCGGTTCCATCTGGTGATTGCTGTTGCCGGTGAGAAAGGTCAGCATGACGGCTACAAGGCCAAATACAAGAGCCAGTATCTGTACACCTATGAGGGAAAAGCCAAGGGAAAGTGCCAGTACGGCACCGAAGGAAGCACCGGATGCTACACCGACGGTATCAGGGGTGGCAAGCGGGTTGGTGAACAGGCTTTGGAATGCCGCTCCTGAAACTGAAAGGCCGGCTCCTACGAGCATTGCAAGCAGAATTCTGGGAATACGTATATTCCTGATGACTATTTCCATCTGCTGGTTTGCTGCATGTCCTCCTGTAAGTACAGAAATGATATCGGAGAACGGAATGGGAAAACGTCCTATGGAAATGGACAACAGAGCTGTTGCAAGGGGAACCACAACCAATAACACTATGGCGGGTAGTTTCAGCCTGTCGTGCACGATGACCTCCTTTATGCCCCGGATACGGATAGGGCACTCCCACCTTATATGTGGGATGGAGGCTCGATCCAATCTTTTCTGTCAGGTGCGTGACCTTGGGGGCAGATTGTTCTTTTATTGACTTCCATACGAGCGTTGTAGTGAAAATCTAACTGAAATATAACGTTTACCAACCGAATATGCAACTGTTTATGCAAGTATTGCACATAATTGGTCCAACTTATCAATCGTATAAGTCGGTGTGGCAATTTCAGAGAGGGGAAGGTGTGTCGGATTATACCAGGCAGTATCTATTCCTGATAGGTTTCCTCCCTTTATATCGGAACTGAGACTGTCTCCTATGATGAGGCACTGCTTCTTTGAGACGGCAAGTTCTGAGAGTACATGGGAGAAAAAAGCAGGAGAGGGCTTCTGTATGCCCATTTCTTCGCTGATGAAAATCTTTCTGAAGAAAGGTCCGAGTCCTGAAGCTTCCAGTCTTCCATGCTGTGTGGTAGCTATGCCGTTGGTAACAAGGGCAAGTACATAGCCTTCACTCTGAAGCTTTTGCAAAAGTGTATCGACGCCTGTGTAGATTTGGCCTTGTTTTGAGAGTTGCTGTGCATAGATGGTACATAACTGTTCTGGGCTCAGTTCTGTATGGCAGTTCGTTTTTGTAAGAAATTGCCTGAAGCGTTCTGTTTTCAGTTCTTCTTGGGTAAGCTCATTTCGTTCATAGGCATTCCAGCAGGTTTGGTTGATTGCAGCATAGGTTTCATAGATATAGTCGGTATACTCAAGGCCGCAGGCCTGTGCGACAAATGCAAGGGCTGTTCGTTCTGCTGTAGGGAAATCAAACAAGGTCCTGTCTGCGTCAAAGAGAAGTGTCGTGTAATCCATGGCAGAAGGATACGTGGAATGGTAGGGCAAGGTCAACAACGTACTTGGAAGATTCGTGGAAATAAAAAGACATACAGTCTTGGAGGCTATATGTCTGGGAAATTATAGTATACACCAATGAGGATTCGAACCTCAGACCCACTGCTTAGAAGGCAGTTGCTCTATCCAACTGAGCTATTGGTGCAAAAATAAAGATGTTTTCCTTGCTTTCAAACCTGTTGTGGTTATTTTCGCAACGAACGTATTTCTATCTCATTTTACTAAAAGTGTCAACATGCAGACAAAACCAGGAAGTGTGGATATTTGCAATCAAAGACTCTTGGCTTGTGTATTATTGAAAACAGTCAAGGAACCTCTGCACTTCCTTCTGGGGGACTAACCCATGAAGCAACTGATATTTATTAAAACGGCTGCAACTTTTTCCGATTATGACTGGTGCTTGTTCTTATCAATTGGTTGCAAGAATCTTTTCGACATATGTAGGATTTGCAGAAACAATCTTCAGCAAAGCAAGGGCTGGGCCCTCAGGTTTCCTTCTGCCTTGTTCCCAATTGCGCAAAGTCCCGACACTGACGCCTATCATCCTTGCAAAATCCTCTTGGGTTTTATCAGTTGTGTTTCTTATTGCAACGATATCAGGAGGCGTAAGGGTAAATCTACGGGAAGCTATCATTTTGTTCTTGCTGATGGCAACTGCTTGTTCTGTGCTTTTCAGCAATTCATCAAACATGCTGTCACTCATAAATTTGTTAGCCATAATCAAAGTTCCTTTACTAGTTTTGCTAACCGATTGACTTGGTTGTCTGTCAAGTTATCAGCAGCATTCTTTGGATTGCAAACAGAAAGTATATTTGCTGATTTGCATTTTTGTAAAAGTAACTTATCCGTATGTCTCCACTTTTTCCTTTATTTTGCAAAGCCCATCGGATTTTACGGATACCGCCACCACCTTTGATGATCTTCCATGTTTCATTAAAAGTTCATTCTGTAGTTTTCGATAAGAACTGTCATTCAGCAACCGTACTATCTGCTTGGTAAAAATCGGTGTTTCAATAAATTCCATATCGCAATACTCCATCAGTGTACGTCAATGACGTAGTAGCGTCAATAAATCAAACGAACATCTAAAAATTATATGTTACTAACTATAATAACAGTTAAATCGAATTTAATTGTAAACTAATAATATATGATTCCTATAGTATTAGTATAAAATTTACTTTTAATTGTTACTAATATATATGTTAGTTTAGAAAAATATTGTACGGAATAAAAAACAAGTATATCCTAACAAAAATAACATATCTTATCAAGGAGATTATAATGGGAAGTTCAACTACTGAGAATTTTTTTACTAATGCAAAACCAAGATGGTCATATATTAAGGATGATTTGCTAAGATGCTATTTACGTGGATACACGAATAAGATTTTAAAAACAAGAAAACCAATTATATACATTGATGGTTTTGCTGGCAGTGGTTTGTTTGAGGGAAAGTCTGTTGCTCCTCAAATTGCCATCACAGATGGGAAAATTCCCTCTTGCTGGGGTTCTCCACTGATTGCACTCAAAACACTTGAACTTGCGGCTAAGGAATCAAAAACAGAAAATCCTCGATTTTATCCTATATTCATTGAAAAAAAATATTATGATCAGTTAAAGAATAACGTAAATAATTCTCAATTTTCTGATATGGATTTGTCGATTGTCCATGGAGATTTTAAAGACGTTATCTCTGATATTATCGAAAAATTAGCAGAGAGTAGTAAGAGGTATAATTTATTTTGCTATATTGATCCATTTGGTATTCGTGATTTAAAAATGACACTTTTGAAGAAACTGAAAAAAGCAAATTTTTTTACTATGGAGTTGTTGATTAATTTTAATTCTTTTGGTTTCTTTAGATCTGCTTGTGCTTTGTATAAAGTTAATGTACGTGAGCTAGAAATTGTGCGTGAAAATGAGGGCCTTGATAATAGTAGTATAGAATATCATTCGGCATCTAAACAATTTTTTGATGAAATAATGCAATGTAATGATTGGTATAATATTATCTTGGATTATAAAAACAATATTATTGATGGTTATCAAGCTGAACAAAAAATTGCTGAATTGTATAAAATGCAACTTATGACTGAAATGCCAATGAATTATGTTTTAGATATTCCCATTAGATTTGATGAATCAAAGCATCCAAAATATCGCATGATTTATGCAACTATGAGTGAAGATGGTGTTCTCCTGATGGCGGATGTAATGAGAAAAAGGGAAGAAATTCTTTTCAAATGCAATGCAAATGGTGATATACAACTAACGCTTTTTGAACAAAAAGATGTGTACGATCCAAAGCCTGCTTTTGATGCGTTCATGGCAATTCTTGGCAACAGAAAAGAAAAAGAGTTGAAAGATCTGTTTGTTGATTTTTATACTCAATTTGGTTTGATTCCTTGGACACGGTGTGAATTTGTGAAAATGTTAGAAAAAGCCGATAAAATTGTCATACGCCGAATTCCTCCTGTTAAAAAGAATGGAATGCCAACGGCGTTTTATACAGAAGGTCCTTCGAGGGAAATTTATATAAAGAAAAAAGGCTAGGGGCATAGTGATTGTTTTTCCTTATTCATGTGTGTTATTTTAGCAAAAGGGAAGGAGACTATTATGGATGCAGATAAGCTGTTATTTGGAACCAAAGAATGGGCTCCTAATAATTTTAATTTTATGAATGGTTGCTCTAATGATTGTACGTATTGTTATGCAAAGAGTATGGCTATCAGATTTAAACGGAAAACTGCCGATACATGGAAAGAGGAAGAGCCTGTTAACATGAAGGGTAAATCATATAGCCACAAAAATGGGTCGATTATGGTACCTTCTTCGCATGATATTACGCCGGGAAATATTGATATTGCATTGTCTGTTCTGAAAAAACTTATTGAAAATGACAATGAATTGCTTTTAGTAACAAAACCCCATTTTGAATGTGTGCAGAAAATTGTAGATACCTTTCAAAAAAGAAAAAAACAGATTTATTTCAGGTTTACTATTGGATCAGCAGATTCATCAGTCCTTAAATTGTGGGAACCTTCTGCTCCTGATTTTGATGAAAGGCTACAATCGCTCATCTACGCTTTTGAAAATGGGTATTCTACGAGTGTTTCCTGTGAACCTTTGCTAGATGATCATTTTGATATACTGTTCAATGCTGTAGTTCAATATACTACAGATGCGATTTGGGTTGGAAAAATGAATATGGCAAAAAATCGAGTAAGAATGAATACCAATGGAACTTTTCCTGTTAATAAAATCGATGAGCTTATTAAAAGCCAATCAGATGAGAAGATACTTGCCCTCTTCAATTCATATAAAAATGAACCAAAGATAAAATGGAAGGAAAGCATAAAAAAAGTTGCTATTTTGTATGGCTTGTTATAACAACATAATATGAATTTGTATTTTATGTTATGAAAGATTGACTATATGATTATTCTTAAAGTCAATAAATCCAACTTGGAAGTTTTTTCTTTTGTTTTTATGCATAAGAGAATTTTCCTGTACTGGTTATAGTTGCCAGCAAAGACTAGATAATCACAATACTGCTATATTAAAAAATATGTAAAAACATTTTGAGAGAGTTAAAAAAAATTGTTTGTAAAATATAGTTTTAAACTATCAATGTTTTCTGAATTATTGAAATTCTAGAATAAAGAAGCCCTTGCTTGCTGCTAGGGGGAACTAACAGAGCAAGGGCAGAAACATAACATAAAAGGCAGTTTTCCCAAGAAATAATCGTATGACTATGACTGTAGGAACAATGGTTTCATGTTATATGTTTGAACTTATTACATGTTTCCATAAGGATACTGAGGCCCATAATAAGCCGGATAGGGGTGGGGACCTGGCATCGGACCCTGCTGGAAATTGCCTTGGGGGGCAGCTGGAGGATTACCTTGACAGTTAGGACAAGGACCAACTGGCCGTCCCATCATATTGCCTGTTCGATATTGCATGGGATTTCCTTGCTCTGATCCGTATCTTTCTTGTGGACTGAAACGCATTACTTCTCCCATCCTGGGTGGTGCTTGGAATGTTCTTGGTCCAGCTTGCTGTCCCATACTCATACAAGTCATCTCTTGTCTGAATTGGAAATTACTCTGTTGCATGTTTGGCATTGTCCTGCCTTGCTGCGGCAGTGCAACTCCTGCACTTCGCTGCTGGATGCGGACCGTAATGTTACCACGCATACCTGCAGTTCTGTTTACTTGGTTTGCACTTGG from Spirochaetia bacterium harbors:
- a CDS encoding ABC transporter substrate-binding protein, whose amino-acid sequence is MNMKKQSITLLLTAAILMTPLFGQAQQEAPAAATQQMVDITDNNGDVTTVKLNPQRVAITDIYPLPSVMTVFLNSSKTIVGIHPTSMSAAKNGLLGQLYPDFLNISTGFMQGADLNVEELMKLNPDVVLYNAESKSQGEKLRQAGFKAVGVSAIKWDYDVLETYRQWTDILGKLYPDHGNVAEKVDKYSKDTKAMIEKRTAGLTDTQKKQVLFLFLYNDKKMITSGKHFFGQWWANAVGAKNIAEGVQLGNSNAVITMEQVYAWNPDAIFITNFTSAEPEDLYNNAIGSDDWSKIKAVENKQVFKMPLGSYRSYTPGVDTPITLLWMAKKVYPDLFEDINIPQETRKYYHDIYGINLSDEQITTMFNANRAAANGYQVRAQ
- a CDS encoding nitrogenase component 1 produces the protein MNKDAMMILPVYTSDTSGVCSALYELDGMSVIHDPSGCNSTYNTHDEPRWYTMPSRIYLSGLMEYDAILGNESKLIDDCVTTAKEQHPRFIALAPSPIPMMMGQDIKALAGIIEHKTGIPTFGIATDGMQSYIQGASVALLEWAKRFVVDTADKLPGTINILGATPLDFARQDIVSDIQRSLEARGMKVLSVWAMGSRPEEMAQAGSAACNLVISSVGLKVAKYFKERFGTPYIIALPFGKKGADALVSLLKRAMSGEDDRQLRAIWKERLTEKRKPGTATAIVLGEPVQSLALAALLPYPAKVGTLLEDEGNVLSKQDYLGEGEEELQRELEHMELVIGDPTFKYITNAHTRFVRVPHFAFSGRMYTDEVPSLSDGKGNAWLLANQLDT
- a CDS encoding nitrogenase; this translates as MIDLHKIDYSTFSLPIAQANKNNLFYAGLQFAPPARGPWNIVHQGFLMPESHEIFVGGEGCMRGVVLTAYEAGKEKQFSCITIKEHNVIDGTMEQQIIDGASDIIDRLEPKPKAIQMFSTCIHYFTGCDLEYCYGQLRKRYPNIRFTDCYMTPITQKSGITPDETMRRQLYSLIDINDRRDNGITLLGNNYPLDPDNELLQMIAKSGRPYRDICLTKTWKEYEELGKSKTFFYTIPSAAKGAEALVERIGGELKYYPVTYDLDKLEKADTEAASLLGVANFNTKEIHDKIENQLAKIAKTLQDWKVAIDYTATSAPLSLARLLLQHGIKVKIIYVEAVAREDKESFDYLKEHYPSLVLACPSHPAARFLHQKQEHVLAIGQKAAYYEGTDHFVNLIENSGLLGLSGVSKLLDLIEDAYATARDPSKIIQIKGWGCSK
- a CDS encoding nitrogenase iron protein NifH; translation: MIRLAIYGKGGIGKSTTASNLSLAFAKKGYKVLQVGCDPKADSTLLLRNGKDCPTVLESLRKKGPTGITLEDMVIKGTEGVYLSEAGGPPPGQGCAGRGIVAALQELEKKHVYQTYGIDIVIYDVLGDVVCGGFSMPIRDGYAENVYILTSGEKMALHAAMNIALAVDSFKDRGYATVAGVILNKRNVDNEEGKIKQFCDDIEAPLAGKLDFSKEVQEADEQSKTVLELYPESSMAQQYIALAENILKLSKHTKEPS
- the hydE gene encoding [FeFe] hydrogenase H-cluster radical SAM maturase HydE; the encoded protein is MEKQTNKDLIAELESKKILSDEGFRQLLSTFTTEDRLLLAQRARTVCDRVYGKKIYLRGIIEFTNWCRNDCLYCGLRRSNKEVVRYRMNKEEILSCCKVGYTIGMRTFVLQGGEDLTYDASLFEEIIRAIRKEFPDCAITLSVGEREHDLYQKWFDAGADRFLLRHESADPIHYAKMHPKVQTLQHRLACLEDLKQIGYQVGAGMMVGAPYQTVDNLVTDLRYLEKFRPHMIGIGPFIPHSQTPFRNEPQGSFDLTLVLLSILRLMRPTVLLPATTAMDTVRKYGRKEAVLAGCNVIMPNITPARQRANYKLYNDMAELRTTHSIGINEINDMLRDIAYYGVTERGDYKEEAQI
- a CDS encoding ATP-binding cassette domain-containing protein; the encoded protein is MIFDVKEGFFGYNEARSVLHDISFSTDEGDLLAILGPNGAGKTTLLRCMMGFLPWKKGSSSLFGKDLRHYGSQELWSIISYVPQAKNRLSSLTCLEQVLLGRASSLSFLALPKKEDLIAAQEAMEQLGILELRDRKVNQLSGGEVQMVLIARALVSNPKVLILDEPESNLDFRNQIIVLDTLSRLAASGMGVIFNTHYPDHALQRANKSLLLEKGGKATFGPTYEVITEASIARAFGVKAIIGEIETDDKCYPDVLPLEVLNQEKRELFEKKISWKEHEKENDTCELASTLAILSLIIEDPTITPEINTILHRHASIITGRMGMRSRNNLQLINLTVEAPKAKIMALSQELGKLKQLSIKTTYSKVKE
- a CDS encoding iron ABC transporter permease translates to MHDRLKLPAIVLLVVVPLATALLSISIGRFPIPFSDIISVLTGGHAANQQMEIVIRNIRIPRILLAMLVGAGLSVSGAAFQSLFTNPLATPDTVGVASGASFGAVLALSLGFSLIGVQILALVFGLVAVMLTFLTGNSNHQMEPATVILAGIIIGALFNAFITLVKYTADAETQLPSISYWLMGSLSSANYHSLLLGAPFIVVGLVLLYLLRWRLNILTLSVDEAKSTGTNVGLLRATTVISATMITASAVSMCGQVGWVGLLVPHACRMLFGSDNSKLVPASISIGATFMLIIDTLARSATASEIPISVLTAIVGAPFFILLLRRKGGWSL
- a CDS encoding YjjG family noncanonical pyrimidine nucleotidase, whose product is MDYTTLLFDADRTLFDFPTAERTALAFVAQACGLEYTDYIYETYAAINQTCWNAYERNELTQEELKTERFRQFLTKTNCHTELSPEQLCTIYAQQLSKQGQIYTGVDTLLQKLQSEGYVLALVTNGIATTQHGRLEASGLGPFFRKIFISEEMGIQKPSPAFFSHVLSELAVSKKQCLIIGDSLSSDIKGGNLSGIDTAWYNPTHLPLSEIATPTYTIDKLDQLCAILA